A region from the Brachyspira hampsonii genome encodes:
- a CDS encoding DinB family protein gives MIENNISEIAKKIEIESKKLDKKIKDIEKIKSSITKDLKKNVKELKTNQLKKLQEEKKNITEKVKEMKYNLLNAKKANASQDENKKNTKIENNSNKKPIDKTAKKIMNMMALYNKNANEKLIEILQTVKDEDLKKETNAYFKSIHGTFMHIIQCDMYFFKEYRKYSSKKKIENENILNYLNEDFTFNISINEDLKSLIDIRTKLDDVIIAIVNSIDDFNISEKVIVPNAVIKKPRYHLIMHELNHDTHHRGDISVMLDQMGYKNDYSNLMTIV, from the coding sequence ATGATTGAAAACAATATTAGTGAAATTGCCAAAAAAATAGAAATAGAATCAAAAAAGCTAGACAAAAAAATAAAAGATATTGAAAAAATTAAATCATCTATAACTAAAGATTTAAAGAAAAATGTTAAAGAATTAAAAACAAATCAGTTAAAAAAACTTCAGGAAGAAAAGAAAAATATTACAGAGAAAGTTAAGGAAATGAAATATAATCTTTTAAATGCTAAAAAAGCAAATGCTTCCCAAGATGAAAATAAAAAAAATACAAAAATAGAAAATAATTCAAATAAAAAGCCTATAGATAAAACAGCAAAAAAAATTATGAATATGATGGCTTTATACAATAAAAATGCAAATGAAAAACTTATTGAAATTTTACAAACAGTTAAAGATGAAGATTTAAAAAAAGAAACAAATGCATATTTTAAATCCATACATGGAACATTTATGCATATTATTCAATGCGATATGTATTTCTTTAAAGAATACAGAAAATATTCAAGCAAGAAAAAAATAGAAAATGAAAATATATTAAACTATCTAAATGAAGATTTTACTTTCAATATAAGTATAAATGAAGATTTAAAAAGTTTAATAGATATAAGAACAAAATTAGATGATGTTATAATAGCTATTGTTAATAGTATAGACGATTTTAATATATCAGAAAAAGTAATAGTTCCAAATGCTGTAATAAAAAAACCTAGATATCATTTGATAATGCATGAATTAAACCATGACACTCATCATAGAGGAGATATTTCTGTAATGCTCGATCAAATGGGATATAAAAATGATTATTCAAATTTAATGACTATAGTTTAA
- a CDS encoding YcxB family protein: protein MKKEYKYRLTEDDFIDFQIHYLKSNSNINSSIKKTIIILIALYIIVFASMAIYFRNNAFLIVIIALLVSAFSILQILTYKKRLEKKIVKKVKEYARSGKLDKVFGDKELTIYDDKVIFKEDRGTSQFSKDEIKKIDSANKCIFLYTDEMSAIIIPKNILSSEDIDFILSYKK, encoded by the coding sequence ATGAAAAAAGAATATAAATATAGATTAACTGAAGATGACTTTATAGATTTTCAAATTCATTATTTAAAATCAAATTCAAATATTAATTCATCGATAAAAAAAACTATTATTATACTCATAGCACTTTATATTATTGTATTTGCATCTATGGCAATATACTTTAGAAATAATGCATTTCTAATAGTGATAATAGCTTTACTAGTATCTGCTTTTTCTATACTTCAAATACTTACATATAAAAAGCGTCTTGAGAAAAAGATAGTGAAAAAAGTTAAAGAGTATGCAAGAAGCGGTAAATTGGATAAGGTTTTCGGAGATAAAGAATTAACTATATATGATGATAAAGTAATTTTTAAAGAAGACAGAGGAACAAGTCAATTTAGTAAAGATGAAATTAAAAAAATAGATTCTGCAAATAAATGCATATTTCTCTATACAGATGAAATGTCTGCAATAATAATACCTAAAAATATATTAAGTTCTGAAGATATAGATTTTATTTTATCATATAAGAAATAA
- a CDS encoding D-alanine--D-alanine ligase family protein, giving the protein MILNSELKQNILNRFKNKKIAVLHGGLSSEREVSLRSGQNVYKALTSFDEIKDNCILIDVRDSYELVNTLKENNIEYCYNILHGTSGEDGTIQGLLESLNIKYTGENILVSAVCMNKVYTKRIWKSSNVSTADFMLLKDVKEVNDNSIKGSLLSFNFPIILKPISDGSSVGVHLIKTKSEFESIVSDIKETKNYFLEPYIKGKEITVGLVRQDDDNIYVFPILGINSKNEIYDYDAKYTPGKTEMEMPAKLSKEMENKVIETCKKAYTVLGCSGLSRIDAIVGDDNEVYLMEVNTQGGMTNTSDIPAMAKHVNLDFNDLVLYILGLLK; this is encoded by the coding sequence ATGATATTAAACAGCGAATTAAAACAAAATATTTTAAATAGGTTCAAAAATAAAAAAATAGCAGTTTTGCATGGCGGATTAAGTTCCGAGAGGGAAGTTTCACTTAGAAGTGGTCAGAATGTTTATAAAGCATTAACTAGCTTTGATGAAATAAAAGATAATTGTATTTTAATAGATGTTAGGGATTCTTATGAATTAGTAAATACTTTAAAAGAAAATAATATTGAATACTGCTATAATATTTTGCATGGCACATCAGGAGAGGACGGAACTATTCAGGGGCTTTTGGAAAGTCTTAATATTAAATATACAGGCGAGAATATTTTAGTTAGTGCCGTTTGTATGAATAAGGTTTATACAAAAAGAATATGGAAGTCCTCAAATGTATCTACTGCAGATTTTATGCTTCTTAAAGATGTTAAAGAGGTTAATGACAATAGTATAAAAGGAAGTTTACTCTCTTTTAATTTCCCTATAATATTAAAGCCTATATCAGACGGCTCAAGTGTAGGTGTTCATTTGATAAAAACAAAATCAGAGTTTGAAAGTATAGTAAGCGATATAAAAGAAACAAAAAATTATTTTTTAGAGCCTTATATAAAAGGAAAAGAAATCACAGTAGGATTAGTAAGACAAGACGATGATAATATTTATGTTTTTCCAATACTAGGAATAAATTCTAAAAATGAAATCTATGATTATGATGCAAAATATACACCCGGAAAAACAGAGATGGAAATGCCTGCCAAATTATCAAAAGAAATGGAAAATAAAGTGATAGAAACATGCAAGAAAGCGTATACAGTTTTAGGCTGCAGCGGGCTTTCAAGAATAGATGCTATAGTAGGAGATGACAATGAAGTTTATCTTATGGAGGTAAATACTCAAGGAGGTATGACTAATACTTCAGATATACCTGCAATGGCTAAGCATGTAAATCTTGATTTTAATGATCTTGTTTTGTATATATTAGGTCTTTTAAAATAG
- a CDS encoding regulatory protein RecX — protein MKLKGDKIYIKVSGGDVFTIPKNGLYELDLYEGMELEYDEIPHIRFRAFESAARKSAVSILKRGFISEGMLREKLTKKGHKKRFIKHAVNYCKEYDLIDDKRFVKIAINSLKLKGKSKRHIIDYLKKNKVKPSLIEKAQNSISDKIDDKALKDAIRKYYKLYENKERKEDYIIKTLMRKGFKYDRIKTLLKKYIDKKENYED, from the coding sequence ATGAAATTAAAAGGCGATAAGATATATATCAAAGTATCAGGCGGAGATGTATTTACTATACCCAAAAACGGACTCTATGAACTTGATTTATATGAGGGAATGGAGCTTGAATATGATGAAATACCTCATATAAGATTCAGAGCTTTTGAATCTGCCGCAAGAAAATCTGCAGTATCAATACTTAAACGCGGATTTATAAGCGAGGGTATGCTTAGAGAGAAACTCACAAAAAAAGGACATAAAAAAAGATTTATTAAACATGCTGTAAACTACTGCAAAGAATATGATCTTATAGATGATAAAAGATTCGTAAAAATAGCAATTAATAGCTTAAAACTTAAAGGAAAAAGCAAAAGGCATATAATAGATTATTTAAAGAAAAATAAAGTAAAGCCAAGTTTAATAGAAAAAGCACAAAACTCTATAAGCGATAAAATAGACGATAAAGCATTAAAAGATGCTATAAGAAAATATTATAAACTATATGAAAATAAAGAAAGAAAAGAAGATTATATTATAAAGACATTAATGCGTAAAGGTTTTAAATACGATAGAATAAAAACTTTGTTAAAAAAGTATATAGACAAAAAAGAGAATTATGAAGATTAA
- a CDS encoding AMP-binding protein, translated as MIKERLSDYIQNSIKENWDINALADYGTNNILKYSDIAKNILKIHTGFKKLDIHKGEKIALCGANSVNWALTYISIVTYGAIVVPILVDFSKEDIASILKDSGAKFLFADSNILKGIETDTLSILTKSFHLNNFDTFIIEKENTQNNKKAENIFSDIEIENISKEDFNLTVFENDTLATIIYTSGTTGFSKGVMLNHNSLAANIRYAINNMPVKPNDHILSFLPLAHVFGCLFDFLFPFSRGVCIYMLNAIPSPNILLKAFDEVKPNLILMVPLIIEKIYLKKILPTISKPLIASLLKMPIISSLLKSKIRNTLTQSFGGNFYEVIIGGSALNSDVEKFLMDIGFKFTVGYGMTECGPLISYGPWNKHVSRSCGCIIDTLEVKIDAEKEGDVGEIMVKGENVMLGYYKNYKATADVLSKDGWLRTGDLGVLGENNRIFIRGRSKNMLLGASGQNIYPEEIESKLNAMPYILESLVLQRENKLHALLYLDAERIKNEKLSEEEVNKLIENNRIEVNKMLPEFGRISGFTIQKEEFIKNPTKKIKRFLYK; from the coding sequence ATGATTAAAGAAAGACTAAGCGACTATATTCAAAATAGTATAAAAGAAAATTGGGATATAAATGCATTAGCTGATTATGGAACTAATAATATATTAAAATATTCTGATATAGCTAAAAATATATTAAAAATACATACGGGTTTTAAAAAGCTCGATATACATAAAGGAGAAAAAATAGCCCTATGCGGTGCTAATTCTGTTAATTGGGCTTTAACATACATTTCAATAGTAACTTACGGGGCAATCGTAGTTCCTATACTTGTGGACTTTTCAAAAGAAGATATAGCATCTATTTTAAAAGATTCTGGAGCTAAATTTTTATTTGCAGATTCAAATATATTAAAAGGAATTGAAACTGATACTTTATCAATTCTTACTAAATCTTTTCATTTAAATAATTTTGACACTTTTATTATAGAAAAAGAAAATACACAAAATAATAAAAAAGCTGAAAATATATTCAGCGATATAGAAATTGAAAATATAAGCAAAGAAGATTTTAATCTTACTGTATTTGAAAATGATACTTTAGCTACTATAATATATACTTCCGGAACTACAGGATTTAGTAAAGGAGTTATGCTCAATCATAATTCATTAGCGGCAAATATAAGATACGCTATTAATAATATGCCTGTAAAGCCTAATGATCATATACTTTCTTTTCTTCCTCTTGCTCATGTATTCGGATGTTTATTTGACTTTTTATTTCCATTTTCAAGAGGGGTATGCATATATATGCTTAATGCTATACCTAGTCCTAATATTTTACTTAAAGCATTTGATGAAGTAAAACCTAATCTTATACTCATGGTTCCGCTTATCATAGAAAAAATTTATTTGAAAAAAATACTCCCTACTATAAGCAAACCTTTAATTGCTAGTTTATTAAAAATGCCTATTATATCATCTTTACTAAAATCAAAAATTAGAAATACGCTTACACAATCTTTCGGCGGAAATTTTTATGAGGTTATAATAGGAGGAAGTGCTTTAAATAGCGATGTAGAAAAATTCCTTATGGATATAGGTTTTAAATTCACTGTAGGATACGGAATGACTGAATGCGGACCTTTAATCAGTTACGGACCTTGGAATAAGCATGTATCTAGAAGCTGCGGATGCATAATTGACACACTTGAAGTTAAAATTGATGCTGAAAAAGAAGGAGATGTAGGAGAAATCATGGTAAAAGGTGAAAATGTTATGCTTGGATATTACAAGAATTACAAAGCAACTGCTGATGTTCTTTCTAAAGACGGATGGCTTAGAACAGGTGATTTAGGAGTGCTTGGTGAGAACAACAGAATATTCATAAGAGGAAGAAGCAAGAATATGCTCCTTGGTGCTAGCGGACAGAATATTTATCCTGAAGAGATAGAAAGCAAATTAAATGCTATGCCTTATATATTAGAGTCTTTAGTTTTACAAAGAGAAAATAAACTTCATGCTCTATTATATTTGGATGCAGAAAGAATAAAAAATGAAAAATTGAGCGAAGAGGAAGTTAATAAACTTATAGAAAATAATAGAATAGAAGTTAATAAAATGCTTCCAGAGTTTGGAAGAATATCAGGATTTACAATACAAAAAGAAGAGTTTATAAAAAATCCTACTAAAAAGATAAAGAGATTCTTATATAAATAA
- a CDS encoding Na+/H+ antiporter NhaC family protein, whose amino-acid sequence MEHYGLLGIIPPLLAIILALVTKEVIISLTLGILSGTLIIAHGNVFTAITIFTDKVAEMSSDAWNIRILLFCALLGAFVSMLSKTGATKAFGLWASKYLKSKKSILIFTWFFGLIIFIDDYFNSLSVGTVMRPVSDQNKISRAKLAYILDSTAAPVCILAPISTWVVTVMSYIRDSQGFESLNISEFVFFIKMIPYSVYPLLALAFVVLISLVFKDFGPMKRSEDNAQNGKLFDEELYGACPGNMETSSNNKAKWYDMVIAILVLIIVCIVMFPVTTYMGLVGSDGIETFSQAMSSISSNQAFLDTDASKALFYGAVISLIIMYIYYVARRLLSIRSAGNSIMEGVKSMVPALVVLSLAWSIGSVIKSSPADGGLGLAAFLSEAVKGGGFPLWILPAIGYLLGCVIAFSTGTSWGTFAILIPIVIPIANGLAAANGYTDNALLNVLLINVGSVVSGAVFGDHCSPISDTTILSSTGSNCPLLEHVATQIPYAGLVAISAFIGVVIGGITLNPIAALLTGFIVMCVLAMLAPKFYDKISSFNKSN is encoded by the coding sequence ATGGAACATTATGGTCTGTTAGGTATTATACCGCCGCTTTTAGCTATTATACTTGCTTTAGTAACTAAAGAAGTTATTATTTCGCTTACACTTGGTATACTATCCGGAACTTTGATAATAGCACATGGAAATGTATTTACTGCTATTACAATATTTACTGATAAAGTAGCAGAAATGAGCTCAGATGCTTGGAATATAAGAATACTTTTATTTTGTGCTTTACTTGGTGCTTTTGTCAGTATGCTTTCAAAGACAGGGGCTACTAAGGCTTTTGGTTTATGGGCTAGTAAATATTTAAAAAGCAAAAAAAGTATACTTATATTTACTTGGTTTTTCGGACTTATTATATTTATAGACGATTATTTTAATAGTTTATCAGTTGGTACTGTTATGCGTCCTGTTTCAGATCAGAATAAAATTTCAAGGGCAAAACTTGCTTATATATTAGATTCTACAGCTGCTCCTGTATGCATACTTGCTCCTATATCAACTTGGGTAGTAACAGTTATGAGCTATATAAGGGATTCTCAAGGGTTTGAATCTTTAAATATAAGTGAATTTGTGTTTTTTATAAAGATGATACCTTATTCTGTTTATCCGCTTCTTGCTTTAGCTTTTGTAGTTCTTATTTCTTTAGTATTTAAAGATTTCGGACCTATGAAAAGAAGCGAAGATAATGCTCAAAATGGAAAACTTTTTGATGAAGAATTATATGGAGCTTGTCCGGGTAATATGGAAACTTCTTCAAATAATAAAGCTAAATGGTATGATATGGTTATAGCTATACTTGTACTTATAATAGTATGTATAGTAATGTTCCCTGTTACTACATATATGGGATTAGTTGGAAGTGATGGAATAGAAACTTTCTCTCAGGCTATGTCAAGCATATCATCGAATCAGGCTTTTTTGGATACTGATGCTTCTAAGGCTTTATTTTACGGAGCTGTTATTTCTCTTATAATAATGTATATATATTATGTAGCTAGAAGATTATTAAGTATTCGTTCTGCCGGCAATTCTATTATGGAAGGTGTTAAATCAATGGTTCCGGCATTAGTAGTTTTATCTTTAGCTTGGTCTATAGGAAGTGTTATTAAATCATCTCCGGCAGATGGAGGACTTGGACTTGCTGCTTTCTTATCTGAAGCTGTAAAAGGAGGAGGTTTTCCTCTTTGGATACTTCCTGCTATAGGATATTTACTAGGCTGTGTTATAGCATTTTCTACCGGTACAAGCTGGGGTACTTTTGCTATACTTATTCCTATAGTGATACCTATTGCAAATGGGCTTGCTGCTGCTAATGGTTATACTGACAATGCTCTTCTTAATGTTCTTCTTATAAATGTAGGTTCTGTTGTTTCTGGTGCTGTATTCGGAGATCACTGTTCTCCTATATCAGATACTACAATACTTTCTTCTACTGGAAGTAACTGTCCTTTACTTGAACATGTAGCAACACAGATTCCTTATGCCGGTTTGGTTGCAATATCTGCATTTATCGGTGTAGTAATTGGAGGAATAACTTTAAATCCTATAGCTGCACTATTAACAGGCTTTATAGTAATGTGCGTACTTGCTATGCTTGCTCCTAAGTTCTATGATAAAATTTCAAGTTTTAATAAATCTAATTAA
- the trhA gene encoding PAQR family membrane homeostasis protein TrhA: MNTDLNNNVKNSVSKISAVICIICASSAIAVLVLLIINSKTAREITSFSLYSSFLTIFYIINSIYHFFPFNNKAKKVFYILSHAFFIMMIWGIYIPPCLISLQNGWGWSFFGIITGLCVLGITLRSIFGYRWRGATETIYYFLLNWVWLIAISKISAAVGEYGAILYLTGFLLLNISMVFYRLAMYEANKRYTLFLPLFYSLLIISNICHAVFMFRYVANIF; this comes from the coding sequence ATGAACACTGATTTAAATAATAATGTAAAGAATTCTGTTTCTAAAATAAGTGCTGTTATATGCATAATATGTGCTAGTTCGGCAATAGCTGTTTTAGTGCTTTTGATAATTAATTCTAAAACAGCAAGGGAAATAACTTCATTTTCTTTATATTCTAGTTTTCTAACAATATTTTATATAATAAATTCAATATACCATTTTTTCCCTTTCAATAATAAAGCTAAAAAAGTTTTTTATATACTATCCCATGCTTTTTTTATTATGATGATATGGGGCATATATATTCCTCCCTGCCTAATATCATTACAAAACGGATGGGGCTGGAGTTTTTTCGGAATTATTACAGGACTTTGTGTACTAGGTATTACATTAAGAAGTATATTCGGATACAGATGGAGAGGAGCTACTGAAACAATATATTATTTTTTATTAAATTGGGTTTGGCTCATAGCAATATCGAAAATATCTGCAGCTGTCGGCGAATACGGTGCTATATTATATTTAACAGGTTTTCTTCTGCTAAACATATCAATGGTATTTTACAGACTAGCCATGTACGAAGCTAACAAAAGATATACTCTATTCTTACCTTTGTTTTATTCGCTGTTAATAATATCTAATATATGCCATGCAGTTTTTATGTTTAGATATGTTGCTAACATTTTCTAA
- a CDS encoding peptidase U32 family protein, which yields MNNKLQNKKIELLAPVGDERALKAAVNAGADAVYFGTKSFNARVGAAENFDEKALEENIRFAKLRDVNVYITVNTLVYNDEIDKVLPLIKSVYNIGADAIIVQDLGIIDIVRNNLNIAMHASTQMSCNNLESVKLLKSIGLDRVVLAREMSLDNIKYIRDNTDIELETFVHGALCASFSGQCAYSYLHGGRSANRGACAQPCRMEYTGGKTNYPLSTKDLMTIDIIPNLLESGITSFKIEGRAKRSEYAAITTSIYRHAIDLALENKDIPIEKYRESLMKIFNRGGFSQGYYYNSKDIFENYKPSHDGEYIGKVTAYKKNKIYIKADKELNVYDGLSFGESGTVGMQISDLYKDNERVKRAKGNLSFSAVIKNVNVGDKVYRTTDKLQIDEANKIIENDNFKHILDLKCTVGFNNEKIKLEVHSKYDNRLNNIEYISDYTLQEAKTKSATKEDIFNSLSKIGGTVFEFENIIIEENFKNPFIPVKVLNEARRGLIEKLENILMKSKEIHYNKNIFNDINYPNTDIKVLIVNSEEKLKLYSDIHYDKKILFPSVYDEKIITLFENKKIDGIILPHVTFDKDIEIIKSIVEKTEGMIVICNNLGHIEALKGKAVLWSGIGLNAINNYSVNFLYKLCIDTVISAVEAGKTLKHTISIKEGFIPAMNFAFCPKSMSVGCSKCKEEDIIDHRGNTVIFDCVKMYNKTSFILEHIKNKNGNIYYYIY from the coding sequence TTGAATAATAAATTACAAAATAAAAAAATAGAATTACTCGCACCTGTTGGAGATGAAAGAGCTTTGAAGGCGGCTGTTAATGCAGGGGCTGATGCTGTATATTTTGGTACTAAAAGTTTTAATGCCAGAGTTGGTGCTGCTGAAAACTTCGATGAAAAGGCACTTGAAGAGAATATAAGATTTGCTAAATTAAGAGATGTTAATGTTTATATAACAGTTAATACTTTAGTTTATAATGATGAAATTGATAAAGTGCTTCCTCTTATAAAAAGTGTTTATAACATTGGAGCTGATGCTATTATAGTGCAGGACTTGGGTATTATTGATATAGTAAGAAATAATTTAAATATTGCCATGCATGCTAGTACGCAGATGTCTTGTAATAATTTAGAGAGTGTAAAACTTTTAAAAAGTATTGGACTTGATAGAGTAGTTTTAGCCCGTGAAATGAGCTTGGATAATATAAAATATATTAGAGACAATACTGATATAGAACTTGAAACTTTTGTTCATGGGGCTTTATGCGCAAGTTTTTCAGGTCAATGTGCTTATTCATATTTGCATGGAGGAAGAAGTGCCAACAGAGGAGCATGTGCTCAGCCTTGCAGAATGGAATACACGGGAGGTAAAACTAATTATCCATTAAGTACAAAAGATTTGATGACTATTGATATAATTCCTAATTTACTTGAAAGCGGAATAACATCTTTTAAAATTGAAGGCCGTGCTAAAAGAAGCGAGTATGCCGCAATTACAACTTCTATATACAGGCATGCTATTGATTTGGCTTTGGAAAATAAGGATATACCAATTGAAAAGTACAGAGAAAGTTTGATGAAGATTTTTAATAGAGGCGGATTTTCTCAAGGGTATTATTATAATTCAAAGGACATTTTTGAAAATTATAAACCTAGCCATGATGGGGAGTACATAGGAAAAGTTACAGCATACAAAAAAAATAAAATATATATAAAAGCAGATAAAGAATTAAATGTATATGATGGGCTTTCATTTGGAGAGAGCGGAACAGTTGGAATGCAGATATCTGATTTGTATAAAGATAATGAGAGGGTAAAAAGAGCTAAAGGAAATTTAAGTTTTTCTGCTGTTATAAAAAATGTCAATGTAGGCGATAAAGTTTATAGAACCACTGATAAACTTCAGATTGATGAGGCAAATAAAATAATTGAAAATGATAATTTTAAACATATTCTTGATTTGAAATGCACAGTAGGATTTAATAATGAAAAAATAAAATTGGAAGTTCATAGCAAATACGATAATAGACTAAACAATATAGAATACATAAGCGATTATACTCTTCAAGAAGCTAAAACAAAATCAGCAACTAAAGAAGATATTTTTAATTCTCTCTCAAAAATAGGCGGCACTGTATTTGAATTTGAAAATATTATTATAGAAGAGAATTTCAAAAATCCTTTTATACCTGTCAAAGTTTTAAATGAAGCTAGAAGAGGCTTAATAGAAAAATTAGAAAATATATTAATGAAATCCAAAGAAATTCATTACAATAAAAATATTTTTAATGATATAAATTATCCTAATACTGATATAAAAGTTTTGATTGTAAATAGTGAAGAGAAATTAAAATTATATTCTGATATTCATTATGATAAAAAGATATTATTTCCAAGTGTTTATGATGAAAAAATAATAACACTTTTTGAAAATAAAAAAATAGACGGTATAATACTTCCTCATGTAACATTTGATAAAGATATTGAAATAATAAAAAGCATAGTAGAAAAAACAGAGGGTATGATAGTAATATGCAATAACTTGGGACATATTGAAGCATTGAAAGGAAAAGCTGTATTATGGTCTGGAATAGGACTTAATGCAATTAATAATTACAGTGTTAACTTTTTATATAAATTGTGTATTGATACTGTAATATCGGCTGTTGAAGCGGGTAAAACTTTAAAACATACTATAAGCATAAAAGAAGGCTTTATACCTGCTATGAACTTTGCATTCTGTCCAAAAAGTATGTCTGTGGGCTGCTCTAAATGCAAAGAAGAAGATATTATTGACCACAGAGGAAACACTGTAATATTTGACTGCGTGAAGATGTATAATAAAACTAGCTTTATATTAGAGCATATAAAAAATAAAAATGGAAATATTTATTACTATATTTACTAA
- a CDS encoding HTH domain-containing protein: MTYYDAAKKVLEQSDVPMKVDEIWEKACELGYDKIIAETLNGKMSKTPIASLGAKIYTDIKFNPDTTIFIKVGKGKFLLKSKINYSNQNLINEINNLSEEEDTEDIIENTITNKKILEEDLHIPLTKYLYSMKIYSKTINANATDVTLKGKMKWGTPDIVAVTFKDYINKSVLELFNHINLPTTELYAYELKLKLTLGSLTEYYFQALSNSGWANEAWLVAMEIDENNYDELMEEIKRLNQSFGVGVIKLDYNNPEDSEILFSAKKRNYLDIDTMHKLCYNRQFQDFINDVNEILDAKDKSKSHIISSLVNSSRFNNPN; this comes from the coding sequence ATGACATATTATGATGCAGCTAAAAAAGTTTTGGAGCAAAGCGATGTTCCTATGAAAGTTGATGAAATATGGGAAAAGGCTTGTGAATTAGGTTATGATAAAATTATAGCTGAAACATTAAATGGTAAAATGAGTAAAACCCCTATTGCTAGTTTGGGTGCAAAAATATATACAGATATAAAATTCAATCCTGATACTACTATATTTATTAAAGTTGGTAAGGGAAAATTCTTATTAAAGAGTAAAATAAATTACTCTAATCAGAATTTGATAAATGAAATTAATAATTTAAGCGAAGAAGAAGATACAGAAGATATAATTGAAAATACAATTACAAATAAAAAAATATTAGAAGAAGATTTGCATATACCTCTTACAAAATATTTATATTCAATGAAAATATATTCTAAGACAATAAATGCAAATGCTACAGATGTTACCTTGAAAGGAAAAATGAAATGGGGTACTCCTGATATAGTAGCTGTTACATTTAAAGATTATATTAATAAATCAGTTTTAGAATTATTCAATCATATAAATTTACCTACCACAGAGCTTTATGCTTATGAATTAAAATTAAAACTTACACTTGGAAGTTTAACAGAATATTATTTTCAGGCATTATCAAATTCCGGATGGGCTAATGAAGCTTGGCTTGTTGCTATGGAAATAGATGAAAATAATTACGATGAATTGATGGAAGAAATAAAAAGATTAAATCAGTCTTTCGGAGTAGGGGTAATTAAATTAGACTATAATAACCCAGAAGATTCTGAGATATTATTTTCTGCCAAAAAAAGAAATTATTTAGATATAGATACTATGCATAAACTTTGCTATAACAGACAGTTTCAAGATTTCATTAATGATGTTAATGAAATCTTAGATGCAAAAGATAAATCTAAAAGTCATATAATATCGAGTTTAGTAAATAGCAGCAGATTTAATAATCCCAATTAA
- a CDS encoding Panacea domain-containing protein, whose amino-acid sequence MFIAYQIENAILFFAIKYHNITKKNLTQTKLYKFLAFLDFEIMEEYGEPALGLTYRAMKRGPVPIEIYEDKEYRNNDAYTFKKLRDNIYIIKVKNRKLLDLDYFSDIELDKMNQIVQFYIDDIVDTSEISELSHIIIKPWKRRYNLKENDIISYDEDVFIDVNKKNENDLTPAEIRYKMIKAFEELKK is encoded by the coding sequence ATGTTCATAGCATATCAAATAGAAAATGCTATACTTTTTTTTGCCATAAAGTATCATAATATAACTAAAAAAAATTTAACTCAAACTAAATTGTATAAATTTTTAGCTTTCTTAGATTTTGAAATTATGGAAGAATACGGGGAGCCAGCATTAGGTCTTACATATAGAGCCATGAAAAGAGGTCCTGTTCCAATAGAAATATATGAGGATAAGGAATATAGAAATAACGATGCTTATACTTTTAAAAAATTAAGAGATAATATTTATATAATAAAAGTTAAAAACAGAAAATTATTAGATTTGGATTATTTTTCTGATATTGAATTAGATAAAATGAATCAAATAGTTCAGTTTTATATTGATGATATAGTAGACACTTCTGAAATTAGCGAACTTAGCCATATTATAATTAAACCATGGAAAAGAAGGTATAATTTAAAAGAAAATGATATAATTTCTTATGATGAAGATGTTTTTATTGATGTAAACAAAAAGAATGAAAATGATTTAACTCCTGCCGAAATAAGATATAAAATGATAAAGGCTTTTGAGGAATTGAAAAAGTGA